From the Mycoplasmatota bacterium genome, one window contains:
- a CDS encoding M23 family metallopeptidase, which yields MKNKIVDVVFKKFQSFSFIIFLALILGAFFVLSQLNNSKKDDVEPVGTQTTVTTEQNNQDTNLVEDEVFKLPLDAENPEIARNFYDAEATLDEQLSSIIQVDNIFFINNGVNYTVDKETDFNVLVTLTGTVTKVRQDALVGYLVEVEHLYGIKSVYHSLATVNVAVGDQVEQGDLLGKAGANNYDQDSGIHVHFEVLLGNINLNPNELIGTKISEFDNE from the coding sequence GTGAAAAACAAAATCGTAGATGTTGTTTTTAAAAAATTCCAATCATTTTCATTTATCATTTTCTTAGCATTAATTTTAGGAGCTTTCTTCGTACTATCTCAGTTGAATAATTCAAAGAAAGATGATGTAGAACCAGTAGGTACACAAACTACGGTAACTACAGAACAAAATAATCAAGATACTAATCTAGTTGAAGATGAAGTTTTTAAATTACCACTAGATGCTGAAAACCCAGAAATCGCACGTAATTTCTACGATGCAGAAGCTACATTAGATGAACAATTATCATCAATTATTCAAGTTGACAATATTTTCTTTATTAATAATGGTGTAAATTATACAGTAGATAAAGAAACAGATTTTAATGTTTTAGTAACATTAACAGGAACAGTCACAAAAGTTAGACAAGATGCATTAGTTGGATATCTAGTTGAAGTAGAACATTTATATGGTATTAAATCAGTTTATCATAGTTTAGCAACAGTAAATGTAGCTGTCGGAGATCAAGTAGAACAAGGTGATTTATTAGGAAAAGCAGGAGCTAATAATTATGATCAAGATTCTGGGATACATGTGCACTTTGAAGTGTTGTTAGGAAACATCAATTTAAATCCTAATGAATTGATTGGTACTAAAATTAGTGAGTTCGATAATGAATAA
- the atpC gene encoding ATP synthase F1 subunit epsilon, with translation MIKINVVTPEGKLFEEDASIIIVRNSDGEQAIMQDHTPIVIAINPGYVRLIKDNETLYVTIIGGFLEFSNNLVNVVAQEAEIGKDHENALKHLADLRKKRLDENKRKNIDFTKAERDLKEQIKNINASKYQ, from the coding sequence ATGATTAAAATTAATGTTGTGACTCCCGAAGGTAAATTGTTTGAAGAAGATGCATCCATTATCATTGTTCGAAATAGTGATGGAGAACAGGCAATCATGCAAGACCATACACCAATTGTGATTGCGATAAATCCTGGATATGTTCGTTTAATTAAAGATAATGAAACGTTATATGTAACGATTATTGGTGGATTTTTAGAATTTTCAAACAATCTTGTTAATGTAGTTGCTCAAGAAGCTGAAATCGGTAAGGATCATGAAAATGCTTTAAAACATCTAGCGGACTTACGTAAAAAGCGGTTAGATGAGAATAAACGTAAAAATATTGACTTTACGAAGGCTGAGAGAGACTTGAAGGAACAAATTAAAAATATTAATGCAAGCAAATATCAATGA
- a CDS encoding DUF1146 family protein, producing the protein MSIYQLLELCIYLSLLPIVYKVIIVIDISKIFKKNHTTEIKMFYFFMIIIITKVTGDFIIMLMDCFRSLLGITL; encoded by the coding sequence ATGAGTATATATCAACTATTAGAATTATGTATTTATTTATCTTTGCTACCAATTGTTTATAAAGTCATTATAGTAATTGATATTAGTAAAATATTTAAAAAGAATCATACCACAGAGATTAAAATGTTCTATTTTTTTATGATAATTATTATCACGAAAGTAACTGGAGATTTTATAATTATGTTGATGGATTGTTTTAGAAGTTTGCTAGGCATAACTCTATAA
- the atpG gene encoding ATP synthase F1 subunit gamma: MAGGTARDIKNKIQATKKTSQITKAMHMVSAAKLRRAERTMREYHPFMKSIKNTISQILNSNLDISHKMLQKREVKKTGYLLITSDRGLAGGYNNNLFRQFLSDMKEKHGSPSDYVLGILGNRGYSYFKNKDVHIINNNAVNLRDDVQFIDIIDLIQKLIDMYVLEEIDEIIVYYNQYVNTIRQDIVSEKILPVDNIDGDNEESTILYEFEPSAQQVLNTLMPIYIQNIIYGFILNAKASEHAARMTAMKNATDNAKDIVDNLTLHYNRARQASITQELTEIVGGAAALK, encoded by the coding sequence ATGGCTGGTGGTACAGCTAGAGATATTAAAAATAAAATACAAGCAACGAAGAAGACTTCACAAATTACAAAAGCGATGCATATGGTATCAGCTGCAAAATTAAGACGTGCAGAAAGAACAATGCGAGAATATCATCCATTTATGAAAAGTATCAAAAATACTATTTCGCAAATATTAAATTCAAATTTAGATATTAGTCATAAAATGTTGCAAAAACGTGAAGTTAAAAAAACAGGATATTTACTGATTACCTCTGATCGTGGATTGGCCGGGGGATATAACAACAATTTATTTCGCCAATTTCTATCAGATATGAAAGAGAAGCATGGTTCACCTAGTGATTATGTATTAGGTATTCTTGGAAATAGAGGATATAGTTATTTTAAAAATAAAGATGTCCATATCATTAATAATAATGCGGTTAATCTGCGTGATGATGTTCAATTTATTGATATTATTGATTTAATACAAAAGTTAATTGACATGTATGTATTAGAAGAAATTGATGAAATCATAGTTTATTATAATCAGTATGTCAATACGATTAGACAAGATATCGTCTCTGAAAAAATCTTGCCTGTAGATAATATTGACGGTGATAATGAAGAAAGTACTATCTTATATGAATTTGAACCTTCAGCTCAACAAGTACTAAATACATTAATGCCAATTTATATCCAAAATATTATTTATGGATTTATATTAAATGCTAAAGCAAGTGAACATGCAGCCCGTATGACAGCAATGAAAAATGCAACAGATAATGCTAAAGACATTGTCGATAATTTAACACTACATTATAACCGTGCTAGACAAGCATCGATTACACAAGAACTAACAGAAATTGTCGGTGGTGCTGCTGCATTAAAGTAA
- the atpA gene encoding F0F1 ATP synthase subunit alpha has protein sequence MAIKPEEISALIKEQIKNYETKLDTSETGTVIKVGDGIALVHGLDHAMSGELLIFPNDLYGMVLNLEIGHVGVILLGNTKLIKEGDTVKRTGRILEVPVGEELIGRVVNPLGQPIDGEGPIKTTKTRTVERKASGVMARKSVHQPLQTGIKSIDSLVPIGRGQRELIIGDRQTGKTTVAVDSILNQKGQNCICIYVAIGQKESTVVSVVETLRKYDALDYSIVVSASSSQPAPLLYLAPYAGVTMAEEFMYSGKDVLIVYDDLTKHAIAYRELSLLLQRPPGREAYPGDVFYLHSRLLERAAKLNDELGGGSITALPIIETQAGDISAYIPTNVISITDGQIFLQSNLFYSGVRPAINAGLSVSRVGGSAQIKAIKKVSGSLRLDLATYRELEAFAQFGSDLDASTKAKLDRGQRTVEVLKQGLHETIPVEKQTSILYALTHGYLDNIDVKDIRKFEIDLYHYMDKDEIGQEIINIIKDTKKLPADEKMDTLLKEFKKQFIS, from the coding sequence GTGGCAATAAAACCAGAAGAAATAAGTGCGCTGATTAAAGAACAGATAAAAAATTATGAAACAAAATTAGATACCTCTGAAACTGGAACGGTTATTAAAGTTGGAGATGGTATTGCTTTAGTTCATGGATTAGATCATGCAATGTCTGGTGAATTATTGATTTTCCCTAATGATTTGTACGGAATGGTACTGAACCTTGAGATTGGCCATGTTGGGGTTATATTATTAGGTAATACGAAATTAATAAAAGAAGGCGACACCGTAAAACGGACAGGAAGAATTTTAGAAGTTCCTGTTGGAGAGGAATTAATTGGGCGAGTTGTTAACCCTTTAGGACAACCTATAGATGGAGAGGGACCAATAAAGACAACTAAAACAAGAACAGTAGAAAGAAAAGCCTCTGGTGTTATGGCAAGAAAATCAGTACATCAACCGTTACAAACAGGTATTAAAAGTATTGATTCCTTAGTACCTATTGGTAGAGGTCAACGTGAATTAATTATTGGTGACCGTCAAACTGGAAAAACAACAGTAGCTGTAGATTCAATATTAAATCAAAAAGGTCAAAACTGTATTTGTATATATGTAGCGATTGGTCAAAAGGAATCAACAGTTGTTAGTGTCGTTGAAACATTAAGAAAATATGATGCGCTTGATTATTCAATTGTAGTTTCTGCATCTTCTTCACAGCCAGCTCCATTGTTATATTTGGCACCTTATGCGGGTGTTACAATGGCAGAAGAATTTATGTATAGTGGAAAAGACGTATTAATTGTATATGATGATTTAACAAAACATGCGATAGCTTATCGTGAATTATCATTATTATTACAACGCCCACCTGGACGTGAGGCTTATCCTGGTGATGTATTCTACTTACACTCTCGTTTACTTGAACGCGCTGCTAAACTGAATGATGAATTAGGCGGTGGGTCAATAACTGCATTACCAATTATTGAGACTCAAGCAGGTGATATATCAGCCTATATTCCAACAAATGTAATATCAATAACGGATGGACAAATCTTCTTACAATCTAATTTATTCTACTCAGGTGTCCGTCCTGCGATTAATGCTGGTTTATCAGTTTCACGTGTTGGTGGTTCGGCTCAAATAAAAGCAATTAAAAAGGTATCAGGTTCACTACGTCTTGATTTAGCAACTTACCGTGAATTAGAGGCGTTTGCTCAATTCGGTTCTGATTTAGATGCATCAACAAAAGCTAAACTTGATCGTGGACAAAGAACCGTTGAAGTTTTAAAACAAGGATTACATGAAACAATACCAGTTGAAAAACAAACTAGTATTTTATATGCTTTAACACATGGTTACTTAGATAATATTGATGTTAAAGACATTCGTAAATTTGAAATAGATTTATATCATTACATGGATAAAGACGAAATTGGTCAAGAAATTATTAATATAATTAAAGATACAAAAAAATTGCCAGCTGATGAAAAAATGGATACTTTATTAAAAGAATTCAAAAAACAATTTATTAGCTAA
- the atpH gene encoding ATP synthase F1 subunit delta, translated as MGKEFTKEYATALFDLSLEKNSVESIKEELIIISAAFLENKDFEKLLSHPQLSKENKKDIVNNVFKELNSTLLHFLYVIIENDRVNDIKFINKEFSKLYNAYNEVIDVEAKTTIPLTEDQIGVLKNKLSVKYRHKIRIDNIIDPSIGGGMLLTINHEVMDYTIKNQLRNLKSHILKQT; from the coding sequence ATGGGAAAAGAATTTACTAAAGAATATGCTACTGCCCTATTTGATTTGTCATTAGAGAAAAACAGTGTTGAATCGATAAAGGAAGAGTTAATTATCATTTCAGCTGCTTTTTTAGAAAATAAAGATTTTGAAAAGTTGTTATCACATCCACAATTAAGTAAAGAAAATAAAAAAGATATTGTAAACAATGTCTTTAAAGAACTAAATTCAACACTACTTCATTTTTTATATGTGATTATAGAAAATGACAGAGTTAATGATATTAAGTTTATTAATAAAGAATTTAGTAAACTATATAATGCGTATAATGAAGTGATTGACGTTGAAGCTAAAACAACCATTCCATTAACTGAAGATCAAATTGGAGTTTTAAAAAACAAATTATCAGTTAAATATCGTCATAAAATAAGAATTGATAATATAATTGACCCTTCAATTGGTGGAGGTATGCTTTTAACAATTAATCATGAAGTTATGGATTATACAATTAAAAATCAATTGCGAAATTTAAAATCACATATTTTAAAACAAACTTAG
- the atpD gene encoding F0F1 ATP synthase subunit beta codes for MNKGKIIQVMGPVVDVQFNKGELPAIYNALRIEIPADKNDGVSIDLTLEVELHIGDNEARCVAMDSTDGLVRGMEVIDTGNPISAPVGREVLGRLFNVLGKPIDNKDDLSSEIKRNPIHREAPKFEELSTKEEILETGIKVIDLLAPYIKGGKIGLFGGAGVGKTVLIQELIHNIAQEHGGISVFAGVGERTREGNDLYHEMTDSGVINKTSMVFGQMNEPPGARLRVALTGLSIAEYFRDDEKQDVLFFMDNIFRFVQAGSEVSALLGRMPSAVGYQPTLATEMGQLQERITSTNDGSITSIQAVYVPADDYTDPAPATTFSHLDATTNLSRKLTQMGIYPAVDPLASTSRALSPDIVGEEHYEVARRIQQIIQRYNELLDIIAILGMDELSEEDKLIVHRARRVQLFLSQNTHVAEQFTGQPGSYVPIKETIRGFREILDGKHDDLPEDAFHLQGTIDDVIAKAKKIQAAQ; via the coding sequence ATGAATAAAGGAAAAATTATACAGGTAATGGGTCCTGTTGTTGATGTTCAATTCAACAAAGGTGAATTACCTGCAATATATAATGCATTAAGGATAGAAATACCAGCAGATAAAAATGATGGTGTATCTATTGACTTAACCTTAGAAGTTGAGCTTCATATAGGTGATAATGAAGCACGATGTGTTGCGATGGATTCTACAGATGGACTAGTTCGAGGAATGGAAGTTATTGATACGGGTAATCCGATTTCTGCTCCAGTTGGAAGAGAAGTATTAGGAAGATTGTTCAATGTATTAGGAAAACCAATCGATAACAAAGATGATTTATCTAGTGAAATAAAGCGTAATCCAATTCATCGTGAAGCACCAAAATTTGAAGAATTATCAACAAAGGAAGAAATATTAGAAACAGGAATCAAAGTCATTGATTTACTCGCTCCTTACATAAAAGGTGGAAAAATTGGATTGTTTGGTGGTGCCGGAGTAGGAAAAACGGTATTAATTCAAGAGTTAATCCATAATATCGCCCAAGAACATGGTGGTATTTCAGTTTTTGCTGGAGTAGGTGAAAGAACTCGTGAAGGAAATGATTTATATCATGAGATGACGGATTCTGGTGTTATAAACAAAACATCAATGGTTTTTGGTCAAATGAATGAACCACCTGGAGCACGTTTACGTGTTGCCTTAACAGGATTATCAATTGCTGAATATTTCCGTGATGATGAAAAACAAGATGTTTTATTCTTTATGGATAATATTTTCCGTTTCGTTCAAGCGGGATCAGAAGTTTCTGCTTTATTAGGAAGAATGCCTTCTGCAGTAGGATATCAACCAACACTTGCTACAGAAATGGGACAATTACAAGAACGAATTACATCAACTAATGATGGCTCTATAACATCTATTCAAGCAGTTTATGTTCCTGCTGATGATTATACTGACCCAGCGCCGGCAACGACTTTTAGTCATTTAGATGCAACAACTAACTTAAGCCGTAAATTGACACAAATGGGGATTTATCCAGCAGTAGACCCTCTAGCTTCAACTTCTCGTGCTTTATCTCCAGACATTGTTGGTGAAGAACATTATGAAGTTGCTCGTCGTATTCAACAAATTATACAAAGATATAATGAGCTGCTAGATATTATCGCTATATTAGGAATGGATGAATTAAGTGAAGAAGATAAATTAATTGTGCATAGAGCACGTCGTGTCCAACTGTTCTTGTCTCAAAATACTCATGTTGCGGAACAATTTACAGGACAACCAGGTTCATATGTACCAATTAAAGAAACAATTCGTGGATTCAGAGAAATATTAGATGGTAAACATGATGATTTACCAGAAGATGCATTCCATTTACAAGGAACAATTGATGATGTTATTGCTAAAGCAAAAAAAATACAAGCTGCTCAGTAA